A single genomic interval of Nonomuraea rubra harbors:
- a CDS encoding ATP-binding protein: MLVGREAQLQVLAALLDEATRHRGGALVVRGEAGIGKSALWGETCALAAGRGMRVLTTTGVQAEVELPYAGIGHLFRRLPEAGGKPGAVEGESPFRVGVEVLDLLSGLDEPVLLAVEDAHWLDRASWEVLTFVARRLESDPVALLLTARDGEDVDRLLAAASLPELALEPLDPASAGDLLDQVAPGLTPALRERVLAVSEGNPLGLVELGGLAARSGGAALLPSRLPLSTRVERTFAGLVGELPAATRALLLVAALDDGDDLDEVLAAASRLEERPVTADDLEPAVVSRLVGVDEQYRLRFRHPLLRSALRQSASPALRRRAHACLAAVVAGDDRRVWHRAAAASGPDEALAVDLAAMATRDRHLRAASAALAAMERAAQLSEDPQKRGSRLLWAATMADEQGDVESIRRLLALVDESRLQPAERARLAWFREVYLGTGWSGNTRLRVYNELIDTMRTAGDIELTLESLINISLRFYWSNPDDDTRLEFVRVAELIDAPEDNVLVMCALAQVAPVERGAACLERLAALRYHVDLTPGQRYQLGLAASALGAYELSNAFLTPGVTEARTHGRVGTLTQALVSLAYNAAAAGDTRATVATATEALALATETRHTTWALQARLQLGQAEALRGNAEAADEIADAAEKIIFSAGMHPMLALTQRVRGVNALAAGRFEEAFWHLHRAFDPGDVAYHPYVRFTLAGHLAEAAAHCGALDELRAVVAGLAPVAELSRSPVLLTGLRYAGAVLADDAAAYEAALAADLRDWPFERARLQLTYGGWLRRRRQAAESRPLLRAAAAAFDALGAAPWAERARTELRATGESRRKPIDAIDALTPQEQQIARLAADGLSNREIAERLFLSPRTVTTHLYRIYPKVGVKSRGELAAMMAERSF; encoded by the coding sequence ATGCTCGTCGGGCGGGAGGCGCAGCTCCAGGTGCTGGCCGCCCTGCTGGACGAGGCCACGCGGCACCGCGGTGGCGCCCTCGTGGTGCGGGGAGAGGCCGGGATCGGCAAGTCCGCGCTGTGGGGCGAGACCTGCGCGCTGGCCGCCGGGCGCGGCATGCGGGTGCTGACCACCACGGGCGTGCAGGCCGAGGTGGAGCTGCCGTACGCCGGGATCGGGCACCTGTTCCGCCGGCTGCCGGAGGCCGGCGGGAAGCCGGGCGCGGTCGAGGGCGAGTCGCCGTTCAGGGTCGGGGTCGAGGTGCTCGACCTGCTCTCCGGCCTGGACGAGCCGGTCCTGCTGGCCGTGGAGGACGCCCACTGGCTGGACCGGGCGAGCTGGGAGGTGCTCACCTTCGTCGCCCGCCGGCTGGAGTCCGACCCCGTGGCGCTCCTCCTGACGGCCCGCGACGGCGAGGACGTCGACCGGCTGCTCGCCGCCGCCTCGCTGCCCGAGCTGGCGCTGGAGCCGCTCGACCCGGCGTCCGCCGGGGACCTGCTCGACCAGGTCGCGCCCGGGCTCACGCCCGCCCTGCGCGAGCGGGTGCTCGCCGTGTCGGAGGGCAACCCGCTCGGGCTGGTCGAGCTCGGCGGGCTGGCCGCCCGCTCCGGCGGCGCCGCGCTGCTGCCGTCGCGACTGCCGCTGAGCACCCGGGTCGAGCGTACGTTCGCCGGCCTGGTCGGCGAGCTGCCCGCGGCCACGCGCGCGCTGCTGCTCGTGGCGGCGCTGGACGACGGCGACGACCTCGACGAGGTGCTCGCGGCGGCGTCCCGGCTCGAGGAGCGGCCGGTCACGGCAGACGACCTGGAGCCGGCCGTGGTCAGCCGGCTGGTCGGCGTGGACGAGCAGTACCGGCTGCGGTTCCGGCACCCGCTGCTGCGCTCGGCCCTGCGGCAGTCGGCGAGCCCGGCGCTGCGCAGGCGGGCGCACGCCTGCCTCGCGGCGGTCGTGGCCGGCGACGACCGGCGCGTGTGGCACCGCGCCGCCGCCGCGTCCGGCCCGGACGAGGCGCTGGCCGTGGACCTGGCGGCCATGGCGACCCGCGACCGCCACCTGCGGGCCGCCTCGGCCGCGCTGGCCGCCATGGAACGGGCCGCGCAGCTCAGCGAGGACCCGCAGAAGCGCGGCAGCCGGCTGCTGTGGGCCGCCACGATGGCCGACGAGCAGGGCGACGTGGAGTCCATCCGTCGCCTGCTGGCGCTGGTGGACGAGTCGCGGCTGCAACCGGCCGAGCGGGCGAGGCTGGCCTGGTTCCGCGAGGTGTATCTCGGCACCGGCTGGAGCGGCAACACGCGACTGCGCGTCTACAACGAGCTCATCGACACCATGCGGACCGCCGGTGACATCGAGCTCACCCTGGAGTCGCTGATCAACATCAGCCTGCGGTTCTACTGGTCCAACCCCGACGACGACACCCGGCTGGAGTTCGTGCGCGTCGCGGAGCTGATCGACGCGCCCGAGGACAACGTCCTGGTGATGTGCGCGCTGGCCCAGGTCGCGCCGGTCGAGCGCGGGGCGGCCTGCCTGGAGAGGCTGGCGGCGCTGCGGTACCACGTGGACCTCACCCCCGGCCAGCGCTACCAGCTCGGCCTGGCGGCGTCGGCGCTGGGGGCGTACGAGCTGTCGAACGCGTTCCTGACGCCCGGCGTCACCGAGGCGCGGACGCACGGCAGGGTCGGCACGCTGACGCAGGCTCTGGTGAGCCTGGCCTACAACGCGGCCGCCGCCGGCGACACCCGGGCGACCGTGGCCACCGCCACCGAGGCCCTGGCGCTGGCCACGGAGACCCGCCATACGACGTGGGCGCTGCAGGCCCGGCTGCAGCTCGGCCAGGCGGAGGCGCTGCGCGGCAACGCCGAGGCCGCCGACGAGATCGCGGACGCCGCCGAGAAGATCATCTTCTCGGCGGGCATGCATCCGATGCTGGCGCTGACGCAGCGCGTCCGCGGCGTCAACGCGCTGGCCGCGGGCCGGTTCGAGGAGGCGTTCTGGCACCTGCACCGGGCGTTCGACCCGGGCGACGTCGCCTACCACCCGTACGTGCGGTTCACCCTAGCCGGGCATCTGGCCGAGGCGGCGGCGCACTGCGGCGCGCTCGACGAGCTCCGCGCCGTGGTGGCCGGGCTGGCCCCGGTCGCGGAGCTGAGCCGCTCGCCCGTCCTTCTCACGGGCCTGCGTTACGCCGGGGCCGTGCTGGCCGACGACGCGGCGGCGTACGAGGCGGCGCTGGCGGCGGACCTGCGTGACTGGCCTTTCGAGCGGGCGCGGCTGCAGCTCACGTACGGCGGCTGGCTGCGCAGGCGGCGGCAGGCGGCGGAGTCGCGGCCGCTGCTGCGTGCCGCGGCGGCCGCGTTCGACGCGCTCG
- a CDS encoding helix-turn-helix transcriptional regulator, whose product MVSTDAKSRLRGRRVECEALDRLVATVQDGRSSVLVLRGEAGIGKTALLEHARAAAAGCRIARAAGVESEMELAYGGLHQLCAPFLDRLDRLPEPQRDALGTAFGLSAGTPPDRFMVGLAVLSLLADVSEREPLICLIDDAQWLDHVSAQTLAFVARRLLAERVGLVLAVREPCLETELAGLPELAVGRLSDGDARALLDSVIPGRMDDRVRDRIVAEAQGNPLALLELPLGLTPAELAGGFGLPDAGPLAAQIEQSFMRRYRPLPPETRQLLLVAAAEPLGDVTLLMRAVELLGIESGAAGPAEAAGLVTLGTRVRFRHPLVRSMTYRAASLEDRQRAHRVLAEATDPGVDPDRRAWHLANATACADEEVAAELERSAERARARGGVAAAAAFLQRAAELTPDPVQRGVRGLAAARAKYRAGGYDAARGLLDAAELSPMDERDHAQADLLRGQITFASTSAGAALPLLLKAARRLEPLDAGLARETYRDALNAAMAAGRLPSGAKASDIAGATLAAPPGPPPRRNDLLLNGVALAVTEGYAAGVPLVRQALDDFRADGVSREEGLGWLPFACRMAHNVWDFETWSVLSVRLADLARETGALSVLPSALHMLVANRVLAGELDFARVLADEAATIGEVTGSRSLAQYSALVLEAWRGREAETRQAREAVLRDPAIQGEGKVDTATQWATAVLCNGLGRYEDAYAAAERSAAHPQELGGTYMRSLIELVESAARSGRRARAAEAAQRIDEMARAAGTDWARGTSALTRAQVSGGAEAEALYREAIERLGRTEVRTSLARARLLYGEWLRRENRRVDAREHLGFAYEALSQMGAEAFAERARRELQATGETVRKRTVDEPATLTAQEAHIARLAGDGLTNPEIGAQLFISPHTVEWHLRKVFTKLGIVSRKQISAKLAQSAQPLSYSRSA is encoded by the coding sequence ATGGTGAGCACGGATGCCAAGTCGCGGCTGCGGGGCCGGCGGGTCGAGTGCGAGGCGCTGGACCGGCTCGTGGCGACCGTGCAGGACGGCCGCAGCTCGGTGCTGGTCCTGCGGGGCGAGGCCGGCATCGGCAAGACGGCGCTGCTGGAGCACGCGCGTGCCGCCGCGGCCGGTTGCCGGATCGCCAGGGCGGCGGGCGTGGAGTCGGAGATGGAGCTGGCCTACGGCGGGCTGCACCAGCTCTGCGCCCCGTTCCTCGACAGGCTCGACCGGCTGCCCGAGCCGCAGCGCGACGCGCTGGGCACCGCGTTCGGCCTGAGCGCGGGCACGCCGCCGGACCGGTTCATGGTCGGTCTCGCGGTGCTCAGCCTGCTCGCCGACGTCTCCGAGCGGGAGCCGCTGATCTGCCTGATCGACGACGCGCAGTGGCTGGACCACGTCTCCGCGCAGACCCTCGCCTTCGTCGCGCGGCGCCTGCTCGCCGAGCGGGTCGGCCTGGTGCTGGCGGTACGCGAGCCGTGCCTGGAGACCGAGCTGGCAGGGCTGCCGGAGCTCGCGGTGGGGCGGCTGAGCGACGGCGACGCCCGCGCCCTGCTGGACTCCGTGATCCCCGGCCGCATGGACGACCGGGTCAGGGACCGCATCGTGGCCGAGGCGCAGGGCAACCCGCTGGCCCTGCTGGAGCTGCCGCTGGGGCTGACGCCCGCGGAGCTGGCGGGCGGGTTCGGGCTGCCCGACGCGGGGCCGCTGGCCGCCCAGATCGAGCAGAGCTTCATGCGGCGCTACCGGCCGCTGCCGCCGGAGACGCGGCAGCTGCTGCTCGTCGCGGCGGCCGAGCCGCTGGGCGACGTGACCCTGCTGATGCGGGCGGTGGAGCTGCTGGGCATCGAGAGTGGCGCCGCGGGGCCGGCCGAGGCGGCGGGGCTGGTGACACTGGGGACCCGGGTGCGGTTCCGCCATCCGCTCGTGCGTTCCATGACGTACCGGGCGGCGAGCCTGGAGGACCGGCAGCGCGCGCACCGCGTGCTGGCCGAGGCGACCGACCCGGGGGTGGATCCCGACCGCCGGGCCTGGCACCTGGCCAACGCGACGGCCTGCGCCGACGAGGAGGTCGCGGCCGAGCTGGAGCGCTCGGCCGAGCGGGCGCGGGCGCGCGGCGGCGTGGCGGCGGCGGCCGCGTTCCTGCAACGGGCGGCCGAGCTGACGCCCGACCCCGTACAGCGCGGGGTCAGAGGGCTGGCGGCGGCGCGGGCCAAGTACCGCGCCGGCGGGTACGACGCCGCACGCGGGCTCCTCGACGCGGCGGAGCTCAGCCCCATGGACGAACGCGACCACGCCCAGGCCGACCTGCTGCGCGGCCAGATCACCTTCGCCTCCACCAGCGCGGGCGCCGCCCTGCCGCTGCTGCTCAAGGCCGCCAGGCGGCTGGAGCCGCTGGACGCCGGGCTGGCCCGCGAGACCTACCGCGACGCGCTGAACGCGGCCATGGCCGCCGGCCGCCTGCCGAGCGGCGCCAAGGCGTCGGACATCGCCGGGGCGACGCTCGCCGCGCCGCCCGGCCCGCCGCCCAGGCGCAACGACCTGCTGCTGAACGGCGTGGCCCTGGCGGTGACCGAGGGGTACGCGGCGGGCGTGCCGCTGGTGCGCCAGGCCCTCGACGACTTCCGCGCCGACGGCGTGTCCAGGGAGGAGGGCCTCGGCTGGCTGCCGTTCGCGTGCCGAATGGCCCACAACGTCTGGGACTTCGAGACCTGGTCGGTGCTCTCGGTGAGGCTCGCCGACCTGGCCCGCGAGACGGGCGCGCTGTCCGTGCTGCCGTCGGCCCTGCACATGCTGGTGGCGAACCGGGTCCTGGCCGGCGAGCTGGACTTCGCCCGCGTGCTGGCCGACGAGGCGGCGACGATCGGCGAGGTGACGGGCAGCCGCTCGCTGGCCCAGTACTCGGCCCTGGTGCTGGAGGCGTGGCGCGGCCGGGAGGCCGAGACGCGCCAGGCGCGCGAGGCGGTCCTGCGCGACCCGGCCATCCAGGGGGAGGGCAAGGTGGACACCGCCACCCAGTGGGCCACCGCGGTGCTCTGCAACGGGCTCGGCCGCTACGAGGACGCGTACGCCGCGGCCGAGCGCTCCGCCGCCCACCCCCAGGAGCTCGGCGGCACGTACATGAGGTCGTTGATCGAGCTGGTGGAGTCCGCCGCGCGGAGCGGCAGGCGGGCCAGGGCGGCCGAGGCGGCCCAGCGGATCGACGAGATGGCGCGGGCCGCCGGCACCGACTGGGCACGCGGCACCTCGGCGCTGACGCGCGCCCAGGTGAGCGGCGGGGCGGAGGCCGAGGCCCTGTACCGGGAGGCGATCGAGCGGCTCGGCCGCACCGAGGTGCGCACCTCGCTGGCCCGGGCCCGGCTGCTCTACGGCGAGTGGCTGCGCAGGGAGAACCGCCGCGTCGACGCCCGCGAGCACCTGGGCTTCGCCTACGAGGCCCTCAGCCAGATGGGGGCGGAGGCGTTCGCGGAGCGCGCCAGGCGCGAGCTGCAGGCCACCGGCGAGACGGTACGCAAGCGCACCGTGGACGAGCCCGCCACGCTCACCGCACAGGAGGCGCACATCGCCCGCCTGGCAGGCGACGGCCTGACCAACCCCGAGATCGGCGCCCAGCTCTTCATCAGCCCGCACACCGTCGAGTGGCACCTGCGCAAGGTCTTCACCAAGCTCGGCATCGTCTCCCGCAAGCAGATCAGCGCCAAGCTGGCGCAGTCGGCTCAGCCCCTGTCGTACTCGCGCTCGGCGTAG
- a CDS encoding helix-turn-helix domain-containing protein, translating into MPYSKVRAKLRLSTSRVLLETRPVAEVAHRVGYSSPSAFITAFTREYGCTPGRYAEREYDRG; encoded by the coding sequence ATGCCGTACTCGAAGGTGCGCGCCAAGCTGCGCCTCAGCACGTCGCGGGTGCTGCTGGAGACCCGCCCGGTGGCCGAGGTGGCGCACCGGGTCGGCTACTCCAGCCCGTCGGCGTTCATCACGGCCTTCACCAGGGAGTACGGCTGCACGCCCGGCCGCTACGCCGAGCGCGAGTACGACAGGGGCTGA
- a CDS encoding iron chelate uptake ABC transporter family permease subunit gives MRHLGHRAGLQQHPRRAEAQLGAHLRVRHAELPLEILAEPGVLGVTAGAGFAINLGGVLGLASGQAAQLVLASPGAALAAVLVYALGSAAPLRLVLTGVALSSVLGGGPAYLATGSIAGGLLAAAAVYALSLGSGLGGLRLVVVGIAVNAMLTALNSWIVLRADMEAALAATGWSAGSLNGLDWHEVLLPFAVIAALTLLLAALAPAMHQTALGDDQALASGVRLSRLRLLLLAADLAAQLLLAPVALPVGVVTTVIGGCYLAALLARRGNRHGG, from the coding sequence GTGCGCCACCTCGGCCACCGGGCGGGTCTCCAGCAGCACCCGCGACGTGCTGAGGCGCAGCTTGGCGCGCACCTTCGAGTACGGCATGCCGAACTCCCGCTCGAAATACTCGCCGAGCCCGGGGTCCTGGGCGTGACCGCCGGCGCCGGCTTCGCGATCAACCTCGGCGGCGTGCTGGGGCTGGCGAGCGGCCAGGCGGCGCAGCTCGTGCTGGCCTCGCCCGGGGCCGCGCTGGCGGCCGTCCTGGTCTACGCGCTCGGCTCGGCCGCGCCGCTGCGCCTGGTGCTGACCGGCGTCGCGCTCAGCTCCGTGCTCGGCGGCGGCCCCGCCTACCTGGCGACCGGCTCCATCGCGGGCGGCCTGCTGGCGGCGGCGGCCGTCTACGCCCTGTCGCTCGGCTCGGGGCTGGGCGGCCTGCGCCTGGTCGTCGTCGGCATCGCCGTGAACGCCATGCTGACGGCGCTCAACTCGTGGATCGTGCTGCGCGCCGACATGGAGGCGGCCCTGGCCGCCACCGGCTGGAGCGCGGGCTCGCTGAACGGGCTGGACTGGCACGAGGTGCTGCTGCCGTTCGCGGTCATCGCCGCCCTCACCCTGCTGCTGGCCGCGCTCGCGCCCGCCATGCACCAGACGGCGCTCGGCGACGACCAGGCGCTGGCGTCGGGCGTGCGGCTGAGCCGGCTGCGGCTGCTGCTGCTGGCCGCCGACCTGGCCGCGCAGCTCCTGCTGGCTCCGGTCGCCCTGCCCGTGGGTGTGGTGACGACGGTGATCGGCGGCTGCTACCTCGCCGCCCTGCTCGCCAGAAGGGGCAACCGCCACGGCGGATAG
- a CDS encoding MBL fold metallo-hydrolase yields MEIRQELHLLRLAFGQAYLWNDAGALTLVDTGIATSGDEIAEAIGRLGLRTDDVRRVVLTHYHEDHCGGAAAVAAWGEVEVLAHRAEAPVIRGEVPAPPPNFTDEERALHRSLGAHLLPPAPPCRVDRELEDGDLIAFGGGARVIATPGHTAGSIAVHLPRAGVLFTGDTVAHVNGQVMPGVFNMDRDEMLRSFRRLAGLDAEVACVGHGDPVMNARAALERAAALSTP; encoded by the coding sequence GTGGAGATCCGTCAGGAGCTGCACCTGCTGCGGCTCGCGTTCGGGCAGGCGTACCTGTGGAACGACGCGGGCGCGCTCACGCTGGTCGACACGGGCATCGCCACCAGCGGTGACGAGATCGCCGAGGCGATCGGACGGCTCGGCCTGCGTACGGACGACGTACGCCGGGTCGTGCTCACCCACTACCACGAGGACCACTGCGGTGGCGCGGCGGCGGTCGCGGCGTGGGGCGAGGTGGAGGTGCTGGCCCACAGGGCGGAGGCGCCGGTGATCAGGGGCGAGGTGCCGGCGCCGCCTCCGAACTTCACCGACGAGGAGCGGGCACTGCACCGCAGCCTCGGCGCCCACCTGCTGCCTCCCGCCCCGCCGTGCCGGGTGGACCGGGAGCTGGAGGACGGCGACCTGATCGCCTTCGGCGGCGGCGCCCGCGTGATCGCCACTCCCGGGCACACCGCCGGCAGCATCGCCGTGCACCTGCCCCGGGCCGGGGTGTTGTTCACCGGTGACACGGTGGCGCACGTCAACGGGCAGGTCATGCCGGGAGTGTTCAACATGGACCGCGACGAGATGCTCCGCTCGTTCCGCCGGCTCGCGGGCCTCGATGCGGAGGTCGCCTGCGTGGGGCACGGCGACCCCGTCATGAACGCGCGCGCCGCCCTCGAAAGGGCGGCGGCCCTGTCCACGCCGTAG
- a CDS encoding LysR family transcriptional regulator: MDADISGMRAFVVTAEELHFGRAGARLFVTQQALSKRIRRLEEALGAALFERTTRSIRLTAAGRRLLPAAAEAVAAFDRAVEAVRAADDPVRVDVYDERFTPLRLVREASERDPRLRVELSMRQGLAVALPALRRQEIDAAFGRVHDLPGPWPRELAYRLVHLEPLAAFVPEDHALAGRSELRPADLRAGGIAMPDPAGAEEWRGYLERLAARLGVPLCFNAPAIGVRHLVEQFLGERHAVGLGEISIDAEGSGLRRIPIVEPVPLLPWSVVWHRRNPRPLLRSLLAQLRPARLPDPAGSRYWVPEIDHIARA, translated from the coding sequence GTGGATGCGGACATATCGGGCATGCGCGCCTTCGTGGTGACCGCGGAGGAGCTGCACTTCGGCAGGGCCGGTGCGCGGCTGTTCGTCACCCAGCAGGCGCTGTCGAAGCGCATCCGCAGGCTGGAGGAGGCGCTGGGTGCCGCGCTGTTCGAGCGGACCACCCGGTCCATCCGGCTGACGGCCGCGGGCCGGCGCCTCCTGCCCGCGGCGGCCGAGGCGGTGGCGGCCTTCGACCGGGCCGTCGAGGCGGTCCGCGCGGCCGACGACCCGGTCCGGGTGGACGTCTACGACGAACGGTTCACGCCGCTGCGCCTGGTGCGCGAGGCCAGCGAACGCGACCCCCGGCTGCGGGTGGAGCTCAGCATGCGGCAGGGGCTGGCGGTCGCGCTGCCCGCGCTGCGCAGGCAGGAGATCGACGCGGCCTTCGGGCGGGTGCACGACCTGCCGGGGCCGTGGCCGCGGGAGCTGGCGTACCGGCTCGTCCACCTGGAGCCGCTGGCCGCGTTCGTACCGGAGGACCACGCGCTCGCCGGGCGGAGCGAGCTGCGCCCGGCGGATCTGCGGGCGGGAGGCATCGCCATGCCGGACCCTGCGGGCGCCGAGGAGTGGCGCGGCTACCTGGAACGCCTCGCCGCCAGGCTCGGCGTGCCGCTGTGCTTCAACGCGCCCGCGATCGGCGTGCGGCACCTGGTGGAGCAGTTCCTGGGCGAGAGGCACGCCGTGGGACTGGGCGAGATCAGCATCGACGCCGAAGGGAGCGGGCTGCGCCGGATACCGATCGTCGAGCCGGTGCCTCTGCTGCCGTGGTCGGTGGTCTGGCACCGGCGCAACCCGCGCCCGCTCCTGCGCTCACTGCTCGCCCAGCTGCGGCCCGCGCGCCTGCCCGATCCGGCCGGTTCGCGCTACTGGGTCCCCGAGATCGACCACATCGCGCGGGCGTGA
- a CDS encoding DUF6493 family protein, translating into MPSRGTRPASGGLPRAPDLATRPIRTTNLAAQDKWASPIQWTEALLREAAEPGARESASREWLPEQQLPGWRLPEQGRVAPPHWAMLLRCAEILSALKRGTLPPYLLATPTFTSGHVDPAELVARIEGYERAGVRHLPADLEQALLRLPREVDPEVTARAGRLARTSEAGAALERWLRRRPEPETRVE; encoded by the coding sequence GTGCCGAGCCGCGGCACGCGACCGGCGTCAGGCGGCCTCCCGCGCGCGCCGGACCTCGCGACGCGCCCGATCCGTACGACGAACCTGGCGGCTCAGGACAAGTGGGCGAGCCCCATCCAGTGGACCGAGGCCCTCCTACGCGAGGCCGCCGAGCCCGGCGCGCGGGAGAGCGCGTCGCGTGAATGGCTGCCCGAGCAGCAGTTGCCCGGGTGGCGGCTGCCCGAGCAGGGGCGGGTCGCGCCGCCGCACTGGGCCATGCTCCTGCGCTGCGCCGAGATCCTGAGCGCGCTCAAGCGAGGGACGCTGCCGCCGTACCTCCTGGCCACGCCCACCTTCACCTCCGGCCACGTCGATCCCGCCGAGCTGGTCGCCAGGATCGAGGGGTACGAGCGCGCGGGCGTCCGCCACCTGCCCGCCGACCTGGAGCAGGCGCTGCTGCGGCTGCCCCGCGAGGTGGACCCCGAAGTGACGGCCCGTGCCGGCCGGCTGGCCCGTACCAGCGAGGCCGGCGCCGCGCTGGAGCGCTGGCTGAGGCGTCGGCCCGAGCCCGAGACGCGCGTGGAGTAG
- a CDS encoding helix-turn-helix transcriptional regulator, producing MDAHGELGEFLRSRRARLRPEDAGLPAYGGRRRVPGLRREELAQLAGVSAGYYTRLEQGQSPNASDAVLDAVARVLRLDEAERVHLYALARPKAARTRRRVARPERVRPGVRLMIDSFGDVPALVMGCFLDILAWNPMGHALLAGHLDHGAPDRPADRPNVARMLFLDPHLRELYGDWPRKARSTVADLRLIADRHPGAPALTALVGELTLRCPEFAKLWAAHTVGDCGSDPRVYHHPVVGTMELLTEFMTLPNDEGQRVAVFNAEPGSPSEAALRLLAGLTSGATGR from the coding sequence ATGGACGCACACGGCGAGCTGGGCGAGTTCCTGCGGTCGAGGCGGGCGCGGCTGCGGCCCGAGGACGCCGGGCTGCCCGCGTACGGCGGCCGGCGCCGGGTGCCCGGGCTGCGGCGGGAGGAGCTGGCCCAGCTCGCCGGCGTGAGCGCCGGCTACTACACCCGCCTGGAGCAGGGTCAGAGCCCGAACGCCTCCGACGCGGTGCTCGACGCCGTCGCCCGCGTCCTGCGCCTGGACGAGGCCGAGCGGGTCCACCTGTACGCGCTGGCCCGGCCGAAGGCGGCGCGGACCCGCCGCCGGGTGGCCAGGCCCGAGCGGGTACGCCCCGGCGTCCGGCTCATGATCGACTCGTTCGGGGACGTGCCCGCGCTGGTCATGGGCTGCTTCCTGGACATCCTGGCCTGGAACCCGATGGGGCACGCGCTGCTGGCCGGGCACCTCGATCACGGCGCGCCGGACCGGCCCGCCGACCGGCCCAACGTCGCCCGGATGTTGTTTCTCGACCCGCACCTGCGCGAGCTGTACGGCGACTGGCCGCGCAAGGCCCGCTCCACGGTCGCGGACCTGCGGCTCATCGCGGACCGCCATCCCGGCGCGCCCGCCCTGACCGCGCTGGTGGGCGAGCTGACGCTGCGCTGCCCGGAGTTCGCGAAGCTGTGGGCGGCGCACACCGTCGGCGACTGCGGCAGCGATCCCCGCGTCTACCACCACCCGGTGGTGGGGACGATGGAGCTCCTCACCGAGTTCATGACCCTGCCGAACGACGAGGGGCAGCGCGTGGCCGTGTTCAACGCCGAGCCGGGCTCGCCGTCGGAGGCCGCGCTGCGGCTCCTCGCGGGCCTCACCTCCGGGGCCACCGGTCGGTGA
- a CDS encoding short chain dehydrogenase — MKIIVIGATGTIGGAVTRALGPRHDVVRASRRGPATVDLDDAASIDALFARTGPVDAVVCCAASGALSPLGTPAGEDYWRGLQAKLIGQVNVVRSALAHVRDGGSVTITSGRFAAPVPGSSLGHLVNAGLEAFVRAAAIEMPRDLRLNAVSPGWVRETLLTLGLDPAGGTPAADVARVYVEAVEGHAHGGTLPA; from the coding sequence GTGAAGATCATCGTGATCGGCGCGACAGGAACCATCGGCGGAGCGGTGACGCGGGCGCTGGGGCCCCGCCACGACGTGGTACGCGCCTCCCGCCGCGGCCCGGCGACCGTGGACCTGGACGACGCCGCCTCCATCGACGCCCTCTTCGCCCGGACGGGGCCGGTGGACGCCGTGGTGTGCTGCGCGGCGAGCGGCGCCCTGAGCCCGCTGGGCACCCCCGCGGGCGAGGACTACTGGCGCGGGCTCCAGGCCAAGCTCATCGGCCAGGTGAACGTGGTCCGCAGCGCGCTCGCCCACGTCCGCGACGGCGGCTCCGTCACCATCACCAGCGGGCGCTTCGCCGCGCCGGTCCCGGGCAGCTCGCTCGGCCACCTGGTCAACGCGGGCCTGGAGGCGTTCGTACGGGCCGCCGCGATCGAGATGCCCCGCGACCTGCGCCTGAACGCGGTCAGCCCCGGCTGGGTCAGGGAGACCCTCCTCACCCTCGGCCTGGACCCCGCCGGCGGCACCCCCGCGGCCGACGTGGCCCGCGTCTACGTGGAGGCCGTGGAGGGCCACGCGCACGGCGGCACCCTCCCCGCCTGA
- a CDS encoding aminoglycoside phosphotransferase family protein, with protein sequence MSREEILQDDEHRRVVRVGDTVRRPVHPWTPAVHALLRHLEEASYPYSPRVLGLDEQGREVLTYLEGESGPRGWAKVVGDAGLVSFARLLRGYHDAVAGFRPPPGLSWFTGEAEPRDGEVICHGDFGPWNVVWRGDRPAGILDWDYALPRPRLHDVAYALEYVAPFRDDAECLRWLRYPAPPDRRRRLELFAGAYGLPSAEGLVDAVIGVQRDGIERVRELAAAGRQPQARWVAEGHLDDLGGRLAWSLAHRHLFE encoded by the coding sequence GTGAGCCGTGAGGAGATCCTCCAGGATGACGAGCACCGCAGGGTGGTACGCGTCGGCGACACCGTCCGCAGGCCCGTCCATCCGTGGACACCCGCCGTCCACGCGCTGCTGCGGCACCTGGAGGAGGCGAGCTACCCGTACTCGCCGCGCGTCCTGGGCCTCGACGAGCAGGGCCGGGAGGTCCTGACCTACCTGGAGGGCGAGTCCGGCCCGCGGGGGTGGGCCAAGGTGGTGGGCGACGCCGGCCTGGTGTCCTTCGCCCGCCTGCTGCGCGGCTATCACGACGCGGTCGCCGGCTTCCGGCCGCCTCCGGGGCTGAGCTGGTTCACCGGCGAGGCGGAGCCGCGCGACGGCGAGGTGATCTGCCACGGCGACTTCGGCCCGTGGAACGTCGTCTGGCGCGGTGACCGCCCCGCCGGGATCCTCGACTGGGACTACGCCCTGCCCAGGCCCCGGCTGCACGACGTCGCGTACGCGCTGGAGTACGTGGCGCCGTTCCGCGACGACGCCGAATGCCTGCGCTGGCTGCGCTACCCCGCGCCTCCCGACCGGCGTCGCCGCCTGGAGCTGTTCGCCGGAGCCTACGGCCTGCCGTCGGCCGAGGGCCTGGTGGACGCGGTCATCGGGGTGCAGCGGGACGGCATCGAGCGGGTGCGCGAGCTGGCGGCCGCCGGGCGGCAGCCGCAGGCCCGCTGGGTCGCCGAGGGGCACCTCGACGACCTCGGCGGGAGGCTGGCCTGGAGCCTGGCCCACCGCCACCTGTTCGAGTAG